The following are from one region of the Sandaracinus amylolyticus genome:
- a CDS encoding VCBS repeat-containing protein codes for MKDLRSLSLALCALTMVACGGDDDDAPAVDGGPRDSGASIDAGRADGGATADDDAGEVGDDAAVVDGGPDATTEIPDAGSDAGDTTPIPAPRPILPWSTSRTSSPTVTFRWALTAPATGARVEICRDPACITVIEMQDVDGETLTTLVPPDPLPASRVFYWRLTGRAGTRVGSAQSPIWSFSVHGRATVTVSSTWGSTYDVDGDGLAEVLAGAPDSSIVRLWRGRAPIGTAPATPSTEISGAAPLELGTAIANGGDLNGDGFGDLVIGGAENAYAFHGASGSLPASLNVTGASTTLTALGALTQSRISMAGDVDRDGYADLVVGDPSMRRVLLFRGSASGLETTGTPITSGAAGFGRSVAGSCDVNADGHADLIVGADEAAFVLLGAASDVGDERITLTPGPTSAGFGASVACAGDINGDGHPDVLVGAPIDHAAFVYGGNASGVGVTAVAALRKQPGVPSGGGTAHGEGFGTMVAAAGDVNGDEYGDVVIVAPELVAGVTTFVGYAFVFHGSAGGLPITPTAASTTHQRAFGSTPVENRIAASRLAGDVDGDGIDEVVSGMPFRGGGAGGLQLNQGAQTTGVPSAPMWLIEGGVTTGLGTSVAWVWGRTWARGT; via the coding sequence ATGAAGGATCTGCGCAGTCTCTCTCTCGCGCTCTGCGCGCTCACGATGGTCGCGTGCGGTGGTGACGACGACGACGCGCCCGCCGTCGACGGCGGACCGCGCGACTCCGGCGCATCGATCGACGCGGGGCGCGCCGACGGCGGCGCGACGGCGGACGACGATGCGGGCGAGGTCGGTGACGACGCCGCGGTCGTCGACGGCGGGCCCGACGCGACGACCGAGATCCCCGACGCCGGAAGCGACGCGGGCGACACGACGCCGATCCCCGCGCCGCGCCCGATCCTCCCGTGGTCGACGTCGCGCACCAGCTCGCCGACCGTGACGTTCCGATGGGCGCTCACCGCGCCTGCGACCGGCGCCCGCGTCGAGATCTGTCGCGACCCGGCGTGCATCACGGTCATCGAGATGCAGGACGTCGACGGCGAGACGCTGACGACGCTGGTGCCGCCCGATCCGCTCCCCGCCTCGCGCGTCTTCTACTGGCGTCTGACCGGTCGCGCCGGCACGCGCGTCGGCTCGGCGCAGAGCCCGATCTGGTCGTTCAGCGTGCACGGCCGCGCGACCGTGACGGTGAGCTCGACGTGGGGCTCGACCTACGACGTCGACGGTGACGGTCTCGCCGAAGTCCTCGCAGGCGCGCCCGACTCCTCGATCGTCCGGCTGTGGCGTGGTCGCGCGCCGATCGGCACCGCGCCCGCGACGCCGAGCACCGAGATCTCCGGCGCCGCGCCGCTCGAGCTCGGCACCGCGATCGCGAACGGCGGCGACCTGAACGGCGATGGCTTCGGCGACCTCGTGATCGGTGGCGCGGAGAACGCGTACGCGTTCCACGGCGCGAGCGGCTCACTCCCGGCGTCGCTCAACGTCACCGGCGCGAGCACGACCCTCACCGCGCTCGGCGCGCTCACCCAGAGCCGCATCTCGATGGCGGGCGACGTCGATCGCGACGGCTACGCCGATCTCGTCGTCGGCGATCCGTCGATGCGCCGCGTCCTCCTGTTCCGCGGCAGCGCGAGCGGGCTCGAGACCACGGGCACGCCGATCACGAGCGGAGCCGCCGGGTTCGGGCGCAGCGTCGCGGGCAGCTGCGACGTGAACGCCGACGGCCACGCCGATCTGATCGTCGGCGCCGACGAGGCGGCCTTCGTGCTGCTCGGCGCCGCGAGCGACGTCGGCGACGAGCGCATCACGCTCACGCCCGGCCCGACCAGCGCGGGCTTCGGCGCGTCGGTCGCGTGCGCGGGCGACATCAACGGCGACGGCCATCCCGACGTGCTCGTCGGCGCGCCGATCGACCACGCGGCGTTCGTCTACGGCGGCAACGCGAGCGGTGTCGGCGTCACCGCCGTCGCGGCGCTGCGCAAGCAGCCGGGCGTTCCGAGCGGCGGCGGCACGGCGCACGGCGAGGGCTTCGGCACGATGGTCGCGGCGGCCGGCGACGTGAACGGCGACGAGTACGGAGACGTGGTGATCGTCGCGCCCGAGCTGGTCGCGGGCGTCACCACCTTCGTCGGCTACGCGTTCGTCTTCCACGGATCGGCGGGCGGGCTGCCGATCACCCCCACCGCCGCATCGACGACGCACCAGCGCGCGTTCGGCTCGACGCCCGTCGAGAACCGCATCGCGGCGTCGCGCCTCGCGGGCGACGTCGACGGTGACGGCATCGACGAGGTCGTGAGCGGGATGCCGTTCCGCGGCGGCGGCGCGGGCGGGCTGCAGCTCAACCAGGGTGCGCAGACCACCGGTGTCCCGTCCGCCCCGATGTGGTTGATCGAAGGCGGAGTGACCACCGGGCTCGGCACGAGCGTCGCGTGGGTGTGGGGACGAACGTGGGCGCGAGGAACGTGA